From a region of the Panicum virgatum strain AP13 chromosome 2K, P.virgatum_v5, whole genome shotgun sequence genome:
- the LOC120695829 gene encoding uncharacterized protein LOC120695829, with protein MLRIAYMEGSDLLSKHKQQVLEGHKEARQLVTSSSYLEQIIASAAEFSISSLAGLNKQCLSSSVVQIFEWYADCADKFVADVESGCPLRRDTFFCYPFVRQLLQGKYLSYERVKGSQKLCFDIWPVVLEGRGVETWLWYEHFNPHSLDKSFRLVLILRLSESTDIVVAAIDCLRSSTSLLNLTAQDAIMGELTQLPNLQDISDSYAPPRWVVVGYEDDLAFLSKFFRPDPLCCQRNGHEPSEEFLVIGAIALIPGANYLFQFQLLCLSTRVQLA; from the coding sequence ATGCTCAGGATCGCCTACATGGAGGGCTCAGACCTGCTCAGCAAGCACAAGCAGCAGGTGCTAGAAggccacaaggaggccaggcaGCTGGTAACGAGTTCCTCCTACCTTGAACAGATTATTGCTAGTGCTGCGGAATTCTCCATCTCTTCTCTTGCTGGCCTGAACAAGCAGTGCTTGAGCTCTTCGGTCGTCCAGATCTTTGAGTGGTACGCAGATTGTGCTGACAAGTTTGTAGCGGACGTGGAGTCCGGGTGCCCACTCCGGCGCGACACCTTCTTCTGCTACCCATTTGTCAGGCAACTTCTTCAAGGGAAATATCTCAGCTATGAAAGGGTGAAAGGAAGCCAAAAACTTTGTTTTGATATATGGCCTGTGGTTCTAGAAGGGCGCGGCGTGGAAACATGGCTATGGTATGAGCATTTCAATCCCCATAGCCTCGATAAAAGTTTCCGCCTAGTCTTAATATTACGGCTGTCGGAAAGTACGGACATAGTTGTGGCTGCTATAGATTGCTTGCGGTCATCCACATCACTGCTCAACCTTACAGCTCAAGATGCAATAATGGGAGAGCTCACCCAGCTGCCTAATTTACAGGACATTTCAGATTCGTATGCTCCTCCCAGGTGGGTTGTTGTTGGTTATGAAGACGATCTTGCTTTCTTAAGTAAATTTTTTCGCCCAGATCCACTATGTTGCCAACGAAATGGGCACGAGCCTAGTGAAGAGTTCCTTGTCATCGGAGCTATCGCACTTATTCCAGGAGCAAACTATTTATTTCAATTTCAGTTGTTATGCCTCAGCACTAGAGTACAGCTTGCCTAG